A window of Chitinophagales bacterium contains these coding sequences:
- a CDS encoding DUF2892 domain-containing protein, translated as MKKNMGNIDRILRIIIAAVFAYLYFGGIVTGTLGLVLVILGGVFVLTSLVSFCPLYTLVGLNTCPKK; from the coding sequence ATGAAAAAGAACATGGGTAATATCGACCGCATATTACGTATCATCATTGCTGCTGTATTTGCATATCTCTATTTTGGTGGGATTGTTACAGGTACACTGGGACTGGTTCTCGTGATCCTGGGTGGTGTTTTTGTATTGACCAGCCTCGTTAGTTTCTGCCCTTTATATACTTTGGTGGGATTGAATACTTGTCCGAAGAAATAG
- a CDS encoding carbon-nitrogen hydrolase family protein: MKIALASPPIPSSLKEGLASLEKYTREAAEHGARILCFPESFLPGYPGMGYLAHDQHPDRLQEARDLACRIAKENNINLIVPMDWHEDGKFLNLAFVISSTGEILGAQTKNQLDPSEDNIWSPGTNRHVFEVEGLRFGIVICHEGFRYPELVRWAARQGAQLVFHPHFAGSDTEGREIKTWGDPASPYYEKAMMMRALENTIYFASANFASRFTESASSIIAPDGRCIVHGEYGKAGITMAEIDLSLATGLLAKRWKGV; this comes from the coding sequence ATGAAAATAGCCCTCGCATCCCCACCCATTCCTTCCTCGCTGAAAGAAGGCCTTGCTTCGTTGGAAAAATATACACGCGAAGCGGCAGAACATGGCGCGAGGATCCTTTGCTTCCCCGAATCATTTCTGCCGGGTTATCCGGGTATGGGTTATTTGGCCCATGACCAGCATCCGGATCGATTGCAGGAAGCCCGGGACCTTGCCTGCCGGATCGCCAAAGAAAATAATATCAACCTGATCGTTCCGATGGATTGGCACGAAGACGGAAAATTCCTGAACCTGGCCTTTGTGATCTCCTCCACGGGCGAGATCCTGGGTGCGCAAACCAAGAACCAACTCGATCCCTCGGAAGACAATATCTGGTCACCCGGCACCAACCGGCATGTTTTTGAGGTAGAGGGCCTGCGCTTTGGCATCGTCATCTGTCATGAAGGTTTCCGGTATCCTGAATTGGTGCGCTGGGCCGCCCGACAAGGCGCACAATTGGTCTTTCACCCCCATTTTGCCGGCAGCGACACCGAAGGACGCGAAATTAAAACCTGGGGCGATCCTGCAAGTCCCTATTACGAAAAGGCCATGATGATGCGGGCGCTGGAAAACACGATCTATTTTGCCAGTGCCAATTTCGCGTCGCGGTTTACCGAGTCAGCCAGCTCGATTATCGCCCCCGATGGGCGATGTATAGTACATGGTGAGTATGGTAAAGCCGGGATCACCATGGCAGAAATCGATCTTTCGTTGGCAACGGGTTTGCTGGCTAAGCGGTGGAAGGGCGTGTAG
- a CDS encoding Na/Pi cotransporter family protein, with amino-acid sequence MFLLLAGIAIFLLGMRMLEESLHQLTGRSFKLFLRKHTASPLKAIGSGALVTTVMQSSSIVNMLVLAFVGAGVLQLSNALAISIGANLGSTAANWVIVTIGFKMNLETIAYPLAGVAGILYALAPAESKTARWSRMVFGFGFLFIGLGMIRSGMENSMQKIDWALFDQYPSIVYLLVGFLITVILQSSSATMAIVLSALAAGAFGFEIAMAVVLGGEIGTTIKLLIASIGGSAVKKRLALGNFLYNTSLSFLFLLVLTPSAHLITDTLGVKDSLIGLVIFQTGVNFFGIILFLPLLSAFGRFLEKRFTHTKEETLFIQKSGLSDPDIAIEALTKELHHFLLEAIAFTRSMAELPRDPRIDQWFPPGHDRKAAVQHYDELKHLHGEIQSFQVQLQKVVTVKNGNAEKLERYIIVNRNTMYATKSIKDAALDMEQLRNSSNDIKFEFYQRTIGQADAYCREMTDLLLGEKKEPAFDSLVALYKSITKGYSVILQSLYKDHLFEHLNEIEISTLINFHREMYTGYKSFIYALKDLLLEEKESRYFEELPGFIR; translated from the coding sequence ATGTTCCTCCTGCTTGCCGGTATCGCCATTTTTCTCCTGGGCATGCGAATGCTCGAGGAATCCCTGCACCAGCTTACTGGCCGGTCATTCAAACTCTTTTTACGAAAACATACCGCCTCTCCGCTTAAAGCCATTGGAAGCGGAGCCTTGGTCACCACGGTGATGCAAAGCAGCAGTATCGTCAACATGCTGGTGCTTGCCTTTGTTGGGGCCGGTGTACTTCAACTCTCCAACGCCCTGGCCATTTCCATTGGGGCTAACCTGGGATCCACGGCTGCCAACTGGGTGATCGTCACCATTGGTTTTAAAATGAACCTTGAAACCATCGCCTATCCCCTGGCTGGTGTGGCAGGTATCCTGTATGCGCTGGCCCCTGCCGAATCAAAAACAGCTCGCTGGAGCCGGATGGTCTTTGGTTTTGGTTTCCTTTTTATTGGATTGGGAATGATCCGTTCGGGAATGGAAAACTCCATGCAAAAGATCGACTGGGCCCTTTTTGATCAATATCCCTCGATCGTGTACTTACTGGTTGGTTTTCTCATCACCGTCATTCTGCAATCCAGTTCAGCCACGATGGCCATCGTGCTGAGCGCTCTGGCTGCGGGAGCTTTTGGGTTTGAAATTGCCATGGCAGTGGTGTTAGGTGGTGAGATCGGAACAACCATCAAACTCCTGATCGCTTCGATCGGTGGCAGTGCGGTGAAAAAACGACTGGCCCTCGGAAATTTCCTGTACAATACCTCTCTTTCTTTCCTCTTTCTCCTGGTGCTCACTCCTTCTGCCCATTTGATCACAGATACGCTCGGGGTAAAAGACTCGTTGATCGGACTCGTTATCTTTCAAACAGGTGTCAATTTCTTTGGGATCATTCTCTTTTTACCCTTGCTCTCCGCTTTTGGCCGTTTTCTGGAAAAAAGGTTTACGCATACCAAAGAAGAAACCCTGTTCATTCAAAAATCCGGACTTTCCGATCCCGATATTGCCATCGAGGCGCTGACAAAAGAACTTCATCATTTCCTACTCGAGGCAATTGCCTTCACCCGTTCCATGGCCGAATTGCCCCGCGATCCCCGGATCGATCAATGGTTTCCCCCAGGCCATGACCGCAAGGCTGCCGTACAACACTATGATGAATTGAAACACCTGCATGGAGAAATTCAGTCCTTTCAGGTACAATTGCAAAAAGTAGTTACTGTAAAAAATGGAAATGCCGAAAAGCTGGAGCGGTACATCATTGTCAACCGCAATACCATGTATGCCACTAAAAGCATTAAGGATGCGGCCTTGGATATGGAACAATTACGTAATTCCTCCAATGATATCAAATTTGAATTCTACCAGCGCACCATTGGCCAGGCCGATGCCTATTGCCGGGAAATGACCGACCTGCTATTGGGTGAGAAAAAAGAACCTGCCTTTGATTCCCTGGTCGCCCTGTATAAGAGTATCACCAAGGGTTACTCGGTCATTCTTCAAAGTTTGTACAAGGATCATTTGTTTGAGCACCTCAATGAGATCGAGATCTCTACCCTGATCAATTTTCACCGGGAAATGTACACGGGGTATAAGTCCTTTATCTATGCATTGAAAGACCTGTTACTGGAAGAAAAAGAATCCCGGTACTTTGAGGAGTTACCGGGGTTTATTCGGTGA